Genomic window (Magnolia sinica isolate HGM2019 chromosome 6, MsV1, whole genome shotgun sequence):
taaatatttagaaaaatgaaacaaCTGGGCTACTTCTACAGGAGGTCGAATGGGCCTGACAAGGCTAGAATGATATGAGCCCTAACTACCAAGCCCAAGCCCGGCCCATGGGCCAGCTAATAGTTCATGGCCGGTGGAAAGGTCGCCCGCCCTTGCTGCGGCTAAGTTTCGCACATACATTGCTTTGTCACGAAGTCTAGACTTTTCTCGGTCGAACCAACGCGCAGACCTTTCTCGGCCACGTGTCAATGTCATTCATGGGATAGATCCGAGCGCTCCATCAATCAGGCCAATGGTTGATATTGTCAGACCAAATTTCCACACCTCACGTTGGTAACACGCGTGCGTACAAAAAAATATTGAATGCTTAGCAAAGGATAGACGATTATCCACATTTTTTAATGTGAATGTGTGGACCACTTCTTGAATGGGACAGATCTTTAAAATAATTTGCATCCACTGGGGGCCCGTTTGATGAGCGTCCCAGATCTTGTACGTGCTCATCTCATTCACGTGTAAAGTATGTGTGTTTTCCGCGTCATGGCTGCCAACAAGATTCCTTCGTCGTGCTTCGCGCCTCTTCCAAGCGGAGTAATCTCAATGAACTTTCGAGAAAGTCCTCGTAAATGTTATTCTTAGTATAGGTATCATCCTACCCTCAGTGATGGAGGAATTTACTAAAAAGACATTACGCAACAGTGTCGTTAGACCAGAAGAGCTAGCGTGTGTTTGACCACTGCCCTGCAGCGCCAACAAACGTGGTAATTATTTACTTGAAGAATAAGTAATTCTTATCCGTGCCAGCCTTTTACGTTGACGGCTTCCGGGTTTGAAAGGTAAGAGGGAAAACACGAAATCAGTAAAATCTGTAAGGTCCACCGAAGAGCATGTGTTTGATCCACCTCGCCCATCTGTTTTACTAGCTCGCACACCACATAAAAGAGGAAAATtggatgcctatcattgaaaacaacACTAGTAGacaacactacaagaaatatggaaATTGAATGCTTCTCATTGAAAAGTTCTCGAGGCCTTAGAAGTttgagatcaagctgatatttgtgttttccttttgtcCATGTCGTATCTTTGGATACAAGCTGTTGAACGTCCcaaacttttattttttagattttagaCCACGAGAGTTATTTGTTTCAATCGTATCATTCTACCTATGATAGATATTAGTGTTTATCCTGATTTGGTTCTCTTGTTATCAGTTGTGTGATCTAATGAATAAGTTTGATGATAGATAAGTAGGCCATAGAAAGCTTTTCACGTTAACCATTGGATGCCATCAGCACCATGTTCCCTATAGGATGGTCCACTAGAATTTATAATTTACGTCACTTATatgcttaagccctaaaatgaactaataaaatagatgaacaacctGAGTCATATGCATTATGGTGGAACCTACGAATTTCATGCATGCAAGCCCTGTCCCTTTTTGTTGTATGTGATTCTTGTTTTTGAGGCATTATTTTTTAGTCATTTTCTTCTCTTCCAAACCACAGTAAAAAGTTATTATTATTGGTCTTACACCATTtatcatgaaaaaagaaaagataaatgcACCCTTATATCAAGAACAACTAATAAGCGTAGTAAAATCGTTTCTTCATAGCAGAGGGAGAGAATTGATGTGGGTGTCACTGTGTTTGCATGACGTATGTTCCCTCCATCACATTGTTCGCCTCAATGTCACCCCGGGCCCCAAAATAAGTTgcgccacaccaaaggaaaaagtgaAAAACCACTCCTAAAACTTCCATATTTAATTATTATGGCCCATTGAGTTTTTTATTTGGCTAGCTAATTTTTCATCTCCTATCCTAACATCAAAGGACACACTTCATGGATAGGGTGGATTCGATGATCACATCATGGTAGGGGCCACAAAGGGATCATCTACACCATAAAAAAACTTATCGTAGAGTCTAACATGAGGATTTCTTTGTAAAATTAATGGGAATGATCACATGGGCTTTGGACTTCCCTGGATGTTCTGGTAGAGTCTATCAAAGGTATACCCGTGCAATGTGtgcatgaaatccaatccatccatttcacTCCCCAAAGTCATGACAATCTACAACTCAAGTGGCCACATCAATGGAAAATGATTGGGAAGGGATAATTTCCCTTGGTTGCTCTAGGTCCACTCGAGCATGGATGAGTGAGTTGGACGGTATCTCACAGTACAACGGGCATTCCGTCCTAGTATAGATGAATTACTTTGTTGTACCAATAGTTATCTGTTAAGCACCCCATCTAGGAAAACACACACGAGTCTTAAAGCTTAGTTGGAATGCATTAGaactcaaatcataaatcaagTAATTTTGAATCTTTTGTTGTGTTCAATCGATTATAATTAGAATAAATAAGAATCCAATAAcagaaatgcattgaaattctaTAATATATTCATAAGAACTTAAATTTGATTACTCAATtacttttaatataaaaaattagtatacatatgtaatatttaataCAATGATTATAGCaagctcattgaaatatatacttccaCAAGAAATCATAAAATTCCAAAACTTGGGTAGGTAATAAGTACAAGAAACACAAAGCGAGCCACTTACTAATGttttttaaccattaatttatATGATTAATGTTTGGATAATTTGGATCGTACTATTGATATAGTTTTAGTGATGTGACcaataattatgttgttttggagtatcattaGCTTGTTATGTGTACATTAAATTACTTGCTTAGTAATACTTTCATTATGCGTTTTGACTCTCATGCTTTTGAAAAatgagttaaaaaagacatttcaCATCAAATTTTAAAACAAGCCAAAGTAAAATTTTAAAACACActaaatttatgtatttcattATCTTTTGATTCTATTTACAGCGGAATCCAGGCTGCCAGATGActtttgaaatttgaatgcaCTCAAATATATTTATATAGGTATTGGAAAACAACCCCTTCTATGCATTAGGAACATTAACAAGTGAAGGCATACAATGTACCTATAGATTAATACTAGCATACTGGGCATATATAGGTTACTTAAAGAGACATGGGGTCACTGATGGAACTCTTAAACATGTATGGTGGCACACACAACGTAAATGGCATATGTTCATTTGGGTATTAGCATATATATGCACTAGATGTTGTCGAGAACTTCTGAACCCAAGCTCAAGTTCAGAAGTTTCTAATCCCTACTACCTTTTTTCTCTCttaaaaaagaaggatggatagGGATTCACTTATATCAGGTTATAAGAATCCTTCAAACCCAAGCTTTGTGGAGCCCACAATAATGTCTATGTTATATTTACTTTGTCACCATCAGTGTGTGCAATTGAAACTTTACTAACATCCTCGGTTGATCTAGCCATGTGATTTGAAGCTCTTGATTCAACAATTTAATTGAAATTTTACTTCATTGATGtcttcagcttattttaggagataaacttaaacatgaattagatccaaaacttaagtgggctatatgtccatcattaaaaccttcctaatctGCCATAACGTTTGTGTCATCTAACCTTAAACTTTCTTGGTACTAAGAAAGATTCAACCTTCAACACAGTTTTATGATCTTGAATTCCAAATTTGTTCATTTTTGAGACAAGGTCCTAACATATTTTGGAGCAAGCAATGGATGAAATAGATATGCATACAACATTGTGGGCCACACACAGCTATGGAATTGAAACCAGCTCTTGTGGtgtgggtggtgaccccaacacaagccaactagttggtgtcaaagctgtGGAGCCACCATAATAttcatgttttatccatgctgttcatacaTTTcctagcttattttaaggcatgaatccaAAAGTAGGGTAAATTCAAAGTAAGAATATGTTTAcatatacctagatgaagggaaagctTAATATCAACTTAATTCATAATTCCGTGGCTCTAAAAAACATTTCAACATTAATTGTTCATTAATccccactctttcttgtggtCGGTTCAGttcagatttggatctattttatatatggactcgtgccttaaaatgaactggtaaaaaaaatagatggtagGGACAAAACACATATGGTGGGTCTCaaagagctttgacatcagcaaACTGGCTGATGTTGGGTcatcagccaaaccgcgtccgaaaCCGTCGGGGAAGTGTTAATCGGTTTACTCAGGGTTACCGCCTTAGGCAGCCACGTCATGCGATGGAATCCAACGGTGAGAAGCCATCCAAGTGTGGTATTTGATGACGTGGCACCGCATCCTTTAAAAACCAACGGGATCGATCCACAGAAAATAAAAGGGCGTGGTATTCTGGTAAATAATCAAGGAATGAGGGTTAAAAAGGAACTTGTAATATGCCCAGGAAACCACCGCGAAGGGGGCTATCTAGTCCCTATATATATACCCGTCCTTCGCTCTGTCCGTCTACGTTTTcaactgttttgggttttttcACGCTTTTGCAGTCGTTGCGAATCTCCGAAATCTCCTTTCCCTCGTTTATCTCTAAGATGGAGTCCTTTTCCTCATTTTTTCAAGCGCAATCTTCTTCCGCCAGCGGCTGGAGCTCCGAATCTTTGAAGAATTTCAGGCAGATCTCTCCGGCCGTGCAGAACCATCTCAAACAGGTGTGTTTCtctcgaaatccctaattttcctcGCCGATCGGTTCTCTTCTGGCGATTTTCTTCCAGAATCCCTTCCATCTGGTTGCGATCTTAATTTTACCGGCAGAtcgcccctttttttttttttttgggcgatTTCTAGCGCCAGATCCGTTTTATTCTCTGCAACCATGTTTCGCTTCCGTGTCTGGAAATCTTTTGTCATTTGTTATTTTTTCGCTCGATTCTTGCAATGATCTTTCGGTCTTTCTGTTGCCCTCTCATGTCGGTTGGCTGATTTGCTGGACTTttgctgcttctttttttttttttttttatttctctttcttttcttagcGGCTTGTTCTTTTTCACATGATCTTGCTTTCCATGGATGGATTCCGTCCTTTCTGATGATTTGTTTTGCCGGTTATGTGTAATTTATGGACGCCATTATTTTGGTAGAGAAAGGTTTGATCATCTTGTTGCAAAAATAATTTGTTTGAGCGCTGTTGTTTTGGATCGTGAAGCTTCCCAGAACCTTCGTTTTGCTGCGTTAGATATGGTTGTTCTTTGTGTATAGATTCtgatatttagggtttttatttttgctttacaGGTTTATTTTACACTATGTTGTGCTCTGGTGGCTTCGGCAGTAGGAGCTTACTTGCACATCCTGTGGAACATCGGGGGGCTCCTCACAACCCTTGGGTGCATGGGAAGCATTATCTGGCTTCTGTCCTCGCCTGTGTATGAAGAGGTATTCTATTAGACTTCTTTCATCGTGTTTTCTCGGTTCTTCTCATTGTCTGtgtgtttttattttaaaatttcttttcttgtAATCTTGGACCTTTGAATTTATAATTTCTTTTTGAATTGTTATCTGGAacagcaaaagagagttggtctTCTGATGGCAGCCTCTCTGTTTGAAGGGGCTTCTGTGGGTCCTTTGGTCGATTTCGTGATTAAGTTCGACCCAAGGTGAGCATGATTTCATTCGTTGCTTCATTTGCCTGTTGTTTCATCAATCTCAACCAATTTCCTTTGTTTGCTAATACAACTTATTCACTTGAAAGGAAAACAAATCAATTCTTATTGTTCCAGGAAGACTAGTGAATTTGTTGGACAAATGAAATTATGGCCAAATTGTTCATTTGACCGAATTTATGAGTATTGATGATCATGGGTTTGTTTTCCTTGTGTTAGCTTAGTACACCATGCCATATAATTCTTGTTTAGAGCAATGCCACATGACTCTTGCATGAGAATTAGTAGTACTATCCATGGCGCCTGTTGCAAACAACTGTTACACTACTCAGTAGGTTTTTGTATATATGCAACACTAGATTTTAATATTTAAGAGAGTGATTATAAAATTCTGAGTTCCTCTATTCCAGTTTCTCTAGCTTCTTTACTAATTCTTCGAGTCTACCTACCGTCATTAACCCTTTTGTTGGGTAATTTTGAGGTTCTGAACCATACTACAAAGGGTTCTCTCTTTTATGCCATGTTCGTGAAAAAGAAAAGTATTCCTTCAGCTTGTCATTTCTTGCATTCAATTATTAGTTCAAATGTAACTCCCTAGTGCGCCAGAAATGTGCCTGGTTCTTCCAGTCCACAACAACTTCTCAGCTACTGAAGGAATGTGTTGGCAATGATGTTGGGGCTGGCACACACATATGTTACTTCTTCTGGTCCTTGTAGTTGATGGAGATGCATTTTGTGCTCTCTTCTCCATCTGTTCTTGAGGCATCCTATAACCCATTAAATGCCTCTGTGATGCTGTTGGGCTTCTTGCCTTGGTTGCTTCTTGCCCTTCTGCTAGCACTGATTACTAGGTCTGGTTGAGTCCAGTTCTCGCATTACGTGCACCGATGCTTCTGTTCTCCTGATCAGTCCTTTCACATTTGAGGTCCGAGTAGGATGATGTTGTTTCAGATTTTATTATTGCGTGACTACATATTTTCTGGTGAGGGGAAGGAAAATACCAGCGTGGGGTTGGGTCCAATAGGGGGAAGGATTGATAATGCACTCATTTCCAAATATCTTTCTATACGACCATTTAGGTGGGAACTTAAGCCGATCTTCTGTATTGTCTGTATTACCCTCTCTCCTCGCCAACTGTTGCCTAAGTTGATGCCACAACAAATGGCGACAAAGTTGTGACAATGTGATTTGTCTTGTGTTTTGCCTATGCTTCTCCTGGAATGCAGTACTTGCATTTGCTACTTAAACAcaacataataaataaataaataaaaataaataagaagatattATGGGAGGCCTTTTCTTGCTCAAGCAATTTGCTTGAAGGGCTTTTCCTTGACGATGTAAACTTCATATGTCTGCATGAATTGCCAGCTGCGAGACATTTTCTTGGACACATGCATAAAGTCATGCTGTCAATGGTGCTGTTGATTAAGGGATGTTTAGATTAAGTTGACACCTGGTAAATACCTTTAAAAGAGTAATCATTTCAATTACAGCCCTCTGACATGGTATGTCAGTGGACCTTTGACTTTTAAAGGTCTGTGTTTGGAAGAACTGCTTTTGATTAGACAGAAAGTGTGTTTGGGTGCATTCAAACCAAACGATAGACATCTCCacatatatgggccccaccatgatgtatgtgttttacccatgctgtccatccattttgcctgctcgttttagggcatgagacaaaaattgaggcagatctaaatctcaggtggaccccccaggtcataggaaaaagtggccatcgaacacccaccattaaaaacttcatggaggccataaaagctttggatcaagttgatatttgtgttttcccttcattcaggtctctgtgacctaatcaacagtccatccattttgcctgctcgttttagggcatgagacaaaatttgaggcagatccaaatctcaggtggaccccccaggtcataggaaaaagtggtcatcgaacgcccaccattaaaaacttcatggaggccataaaagctttggatcaagttgatatttgtgttttcccttcattcaggtctctgtgacctaatcaacaggttggatggcaaataaacattacagtgggccctaggaagttttaatggtgggcattcaatcaccactgtttcctgtggtgtggttcacctgagattcagatttgcctcattttttgggctcccatctttaaaatgagctggtaaaatgatCTGACTGTGGATAATGATTAGTACCGAGTCTGTGAAGGAACCCATATTTCACTTGGGATAAGTTGTGAGATGTGCTGGAAATTTTCGATAATTCGAATGGTGGAATACTGCCTTTATCCAGAGTGGTTAATGTAATTAAAACCATGAAAATACATGTAATTACCATGCTGTAAGTTAATCCAAACAGGCCTGAACTCTTTGATAATTAATATTGAGCTGTTGATTAACTCTTTGttattattaataaaattaattatccgataggtttgggcgaatggtcttcaccataggtttgctccctataggtgagggttcgattcccctccttggctttacccgatacacatgGTTATGGGTGATTGcctgtatccgcagggattagtctcacttcaaaaaagaggtggggacaccctgtgtcttcaaaataaaattaaaaaataaaaaaaatcaattatcaAAAAATTATTATCAAAAAAAGAGGTGTGGGCACCTAATGACTCGATCCGGCTagctcgactcgtccgactcgttccGATCCTACTTTAcccaaaccgaatgggtgagtcggtctgaaccgagtaggctttgCGCAATCTGAACTCAAtccgagttgagttcaagttacctagtaactcgacccaacTTGACCCGAAACTCAATCTGGTTAGACTCGACTCCATTagaaacccgactctctaaccttACTCGCCGCACCCTACGTccctaccccgacccgatcccaaaatctctctctccctccctcatcctcctcatcttccaagcctggcaaccacccaccaccaccaccaccctcctcctcctcctcccctctctcctctctcttctctccactctctcggtatctccctccctcttctctcaatctgactcggtgccaactcgacctgacttggtacttttgaccggatcggactcggtccggatcagtccaagCCAGACGGGACTTGGATTGAGTcaagcatgttggactcggtatcgagttggatcgagttcgggtcaggcctatttcaataccggatcgagtcgagtcagccctaactcggtccgactcgactcaacgCCCAGCTCTAGATCTATCGATGGTGTCTTAGACGTTGGGATTTGATGAGTGGCCCTGGATGCCACGTCATTAGAAAAATCTAACATTAATTGTCTTTGTTTTGTTCTGAAATTGCAGCATCCTTGTGAGTGCATTTGTGGGGACAGCTGTGGCTTTTGGATGTTTCTCAGCAGCGGCTGCTGTGGCGAGGCGCCGGGAGTACCTTTACCTTGGAGGACTACTCTCTTCTGGTGTTTCAATCCTCTTGTGGCTGCACTTTGCTTCCTCCATTTTTGGTGGTTCCACAGCCATGTTCAAGTTTGAGGTGAGAATATCCAATCTCAATTCAAACCACTTGATTGCGCAAATTTTGAAGAATTTGTATCATATGTTTAGAACTTATCCATGGTCAAATACCACGTATCCCTATTCTATTTCCCGTTTCCATAGTATATGCTGGGGCTGATAAgtctgaacctctctctctctctctctgttttcaaaATTGCAGCTTTATTTCGGGCTATTGGTATTCCTGGGGTACATGGTGGTGGACACCCAGGAGATCATCgagaaggcccaccttggtgatatGGACTATGTGAAGCATGCCTTGACCCTATTCACTGACTTTGTTGCTGTCTTTGTCCGGATCCTCATCATCATGGTGAGTTTTCCATATTAAACATTCTTGTTGTTATCGTTATGTGATTGTTTTGAGTAGGCACATCGAATTAAAGGCAATATATAATTTATGGGAACTTGGGTAGTTTAAAagctttaatatttatttatatctTTTGTCAATGCAGACAAAGAATGCAGTGGACAAGtctgagaaggagaagaagaaaagaaggaactGTTGAGTTCCGCTGCATCCTATCTCTATATATAGGATAGGACACATGTTACCCAATTGTTTCTTGTTAGGCCTTGCCTTTCCCCTTCACAAGTAGAGAACCTTGTTACATTTTGCCAAAAGAAGTGTTTGAATACTGTTTGATTACATATAGGATTCTCTATCAGCATACTGTTTGATTACATAGGATTCTCTATCAGCATGCATGCGGGATTATGTGGTGTCTATTCAGTTCAAACCCCGGATGGGATGTAAATTTCAGTGACACTTTTGTAACTCGTTTGTACAAGTGTTGGTGGTGGGTTCCCTTCCAAATTTCccttgggtatatatatatatatatatatatatatatgcgctaAGGATTTCATGCAGTCTGCTATAGTGTGCCCTGCACGCAAGAAATAAGGTTTGAGAGTATTGTTGTATTATGTCGATACTATATGGTTTTCTCGGAGTGGGTGATTGGGTCAGTGTGGGCCAGAAATGGGATGATAAGACCTGGTTGTGGTGGTGAATGATATGTGGTGCACCAAGACCAGTTTTCAATCCTTGCTGGTAACATGTCCAAGTGGTCCGTCGTTTAACAGCAATCCCCTGGAAATAGAGGAATGATAGCAATGGATGAATTGAACGCAGTGGCAGTGTGGTGGTTGATAATGATACGCTAGCACCACCCATGGTTTACCCGTGGCCTGCGTTCATGTACTGCAGATAGGCCAGATTGGTTTGACAGTAGTCTTGTGGATATTCACGGAGACTAGATTGGATGAGCACAGACCACGAAAATAATCAAAATTATGGTAGCTTGAAGAGTACGTGGGTGCAACATTTCTACGCGACTCGCACTtaatttttctttataaatatgaTGATGCTGGGCGCTTATTAGTGCCTGCGTATCTGCCAGCACTAACCGCACCATGCTGGCTTTCCAGTTGGACTGGTGTTGGGAGACAATTCTGTTGGGGGACCTTATCATAAAGCTCAATGGTCGAGCTATGACCCTATTGCGCTGCAAGGTGGTGGTGCTGAGGTAACCGTTGATTTCATGCCGTACCACGGCCCTAATGCCTCGAGAACAGTTCACTTCTGACTCGAATTTTCAGTTCCACAAACCCAGGTCAGGTTGCATCACCTTGTATCAGACTATTTCGGGTTTAATCTGAGTCAGCCGATAGAGCTGCATTGTTTATGGATGATAGGTAACTTGTGGAGTCTTTCAACGGCAACAAGATTTTTTTAGGGATGAAACGTTGACAATCATCTTTTGACAGTCCAAACTCCCCCTTGCCCGAAAGTCAAATGCATGTGGTGCCATTTATAGATTGTTGTGCATCCTGAATCTAGGCACTCCAATCCACattaaaaacaacaaaaacaTAATAAATTCACAATAAAATCAACGGAAGAAGAGTAACTTTGAGATCATTATACAACTCAAAGCAAATCACAATAGTCAGGATTCTCTCCATGCAAAATAGGTAATGGAACAAGTTTGGACAATGGATTTAATCCAAAATATCATTAGCTTCCTGTGGACATCATTGAGGCAGCGAGAGAAGTAAAAGCACCTTGTATCGGTCTTAAGTTTTCAGTTCACCCATTGAGCTCTCATCTGCATGAACCTTGGAGATGCCCATCTGGGATATTTTTGGGACATGGTCCATTCACAGTGGGATGCAAAATCCCcccatggtctggattaccagACCACGATATCCCTCCAATATCGGCAAAAAATTCCAGAGGATTAATGCAAGATGCAATATGGATTTCCTGCTTAGTATACTGTTATCCAATTCAATTCCATTCCATTCCTCTACAGTCCCCCGTGTTCAGCTCTCATGACCACACTGATAAATCTCGTTCTCACTAATTTCTCTGAAGATTTGTCAGATTTTGAGTTTTTCCCATGATATTGCTGGGACAAgtttgcttttatatatatatatatatatatataaaagaaaaggtactatgcgctcgacctcacgagtccgtcccatgaggtcgagctgtgtgggccccaccatgatgcgtttctaacatctaacccatcagtcagatgcaccattccatcgtgggcctatgtctcaaaaatcaagtcaatccgtgacttttgtgggccacaccacatacagaagtggggaggggccatgcactgttaaaacattcataatcagttttttgggtccaccgagatgtggtttgcaaatccagcccatccattatgtgtgttacacttgcatgagggttcagaccaagtttcagcagcattcaaaactcaggtgggccccaccaagtgcttttatatgttttaacagtgtttcacatgattttagatggtatggcccacctgagttccgtatacggctgatttttggatatcccatagtttagagggtacccatcaaatgcacggtgttgatggtcgacacgcatcacggtggggcccacacagctcgacctcacgggagctaatcgtgaggtcgagcgcatagtaccttttccctatatatatatgtcatgggcacaaaatctgaacggtccatgtgatgtggcaccccatgaaacccttaggCCCAACTTTCAACCTGATCAAAAACTCTTATGGGCCATAATAAAAAagggcaaatcaagggaggaaactgtttccttttgccatggccaaccaaagttttggatcagggtaaaagttagGCCCTGGGGATTTCATGGGGTGAagcatcatgtggaccgttcagattttgtggtCATATCACTATATAATGAGTAACACATTTTTTAATAGTTAAAATCTGCCAGTATTTTTAAAATAGAATGGTAAGATCATGATAATATTGTGATAATATTGTCTAGCATAATTTTGCGAATATCTCATAAATTTTGCTACACTACTTATGACAGAACTGTTAGTAGGCATGTCCCGTGATAGTAGACCCTTGATTCA
Coding sequences:
- the LOC131248049 gene encoding bax inhibitor 1-like → MESFSSFFQAQSSSASGWSSESLKNFRQISPAVQNHLKQVYFTLCCALVASAVGAYLHILWNIGGLLTTLGCMGSIIWLLSSPVYEEQKRVGLLMAASLFEGASVGPLVDFVIKFDPSILVSAFVGTAVAFGCFSAAAAVARRREYLYLGGLLSSGVSILLWLHFASSIFGGSTAMFKFELYFGLLVFLGYMVVDTQEIIEKAHLGDMDYVKHALTLFTDFVAVFVRILIIMTKNAVDKSEKEKKKRRNC